One Streptomyces sp. SAI-135 DNA segment encodes these proteins:
- a CDS encoding BNR repeat-containing protein — MKRRAVLASVVLAAVATPGTARAADPGPSVTRTGTTTLDSQAVFFVSYDGLVNNNSFQKNGLLTYKGHQYAVWYTADKNAVVGRRVLGGSTWSTVQVGHTLKASDSHNVISMGVSKVDGRLHLTMDSHSDGFTYVKSVAGLMDNPSGLSWTAARFGAPQSTLDGLTLTSQFTYPQFVSTPDGKLQLSYRAGISGNGRNALAEYDGSAWTNLGEWSSSTGTYTSEHGSSTARNMYLHGIDYDRNGRLHSFFTWREQNGAVMCNSGGITNHDTGYVYSDDRGRTWRNNAGTAVGTTGGSDKVAVTDSGLVVDALNPDHSLMNQESQFTDSAGLPHAIISYVPGRFGQCTTNYVADRTANGRAFHVRKNSSGSWQKTEIPVVLGSSQRTKLVLDKYDNAYAVFPFGRIAAASKSSGYTDWKILFDGSGLNAFGEVVIDETRIVQDNVLSFMYQEKSNGTTPSALHVVDFALPA, encoded by the coding sequence ATGAAGAGACGAGCCGTCCTCGCCTCCGTCGTCCTGGCCGCGGTGGCAACGCCCGGCACCGCCCGCGCCGCCGACCCCGGCCCCTCCGTCACCCGGACCGGCACCACCACGCTCGACAGCCAGGCCGTCTTCTTCGTCTCCTACGACGGCCTCGTCAACAACAACTCGTTCCAGAAGAACGGCCTGCTGACCTACAAGGGCCACCAGTACGCCGTCTGGTACACCGCCGACAAGAACGCCGTGGTCGGCCGCCGCGTCCTCGGCGGCAGCACCTGGTCCACCGTCCAGGTCGGCCACACCCTCAAGGCGAGCGACTCCCACAACGTGATCTCCATGGGCGTCTCCAAGGTGGACGGCCGCCTCCACCTCACCATGGACTCGCACAGCGACGGCTTCACCTACGTCAAGTCGGTCGCGGGGCTCATGGACAACCCGTCCGGACTGAGCTGGACCGCCGCCCGTTTCGGCGCACCCCAGTCCACCCTGGACGGCCTCACCCTCACCTCGCAGTTCACCTACCCGCAGTTCGTCTCCACCCCCGACGGCAAGCTCCAGCTCAGCTACCGGGCCGGGATATCCGGCAACGGCCGCAACGCGCTCGCGGAGTACGACGGTTCGGCCTGGACCAACCTCGGGGAGTGGTCCAGCTCGACGGGCACCTACACCAGCGAGCACGGCTCCTCCACGGCCCGCAACATGTACCTGCACGGCATCGACTACGACCGGAACGGCCGGCTGCACTCGTTCTTCACCTGGCGCGAGCAGAACGGCGCCGTGATGTGCAACAGCGGCGGCATCACCAACCACGACACCGGCTACGTCTACTCCGACGACCGCGGCCGCACCTGGCGCAACAACGCCGGCACCGCCGTCGGCACCACCGGCGGCTCCGACAAGGTCGCCGTCACCGACTCCGGCCTGGTGGTCGACGCGCTGAACCCGGACCACTCCCTGATGAACCAGGAGAGCCAGTTCACGGACTCCGCGGGCCTGCCGCACGCGATCATCAGTTACGTCCCCGGCCGCTTCGGCCAGTGCACCACGAACTACGTCGCCGACCGCACCGCGAACGGCCGCGCCTTCCACGTCCGCAAGAACTCCTCGGGCAGCTGGCAGAAGACCGAGATCCCGGTCGTGCTCGGCTCCAGCCAGCGCACCAAGCTCGTCCTGGACAAGTACGACAACGCCTACGCGGTCTTCCCCTTCGGCCGGATCGCCGCCGCCTCCAAGTCGTCCGGGTACACGGACTGGAAGATCCTCTTCGACGGCAGCGGCCTCAACGCCTTCGGTGAGGTCGTGATCGACGAGACGCGGATCGTCCAGGACAACGTGCTGTCCTTCATGTACCAGGAGAAGTCGAACGGTACGACCCCCTCGGCGCTCCACGTCGTGGACTTCGCGCTGCCCGCCTGA
- a CDS encoding alpha/beta fold hydrolase: MTATYRQPGIVFTDRRFTVPLDHDDPAGETIELFAREAVASDRAGQNLPWLVYLQGGPGFGANRFVGKGAWFGRALKEYRVLLLDQRGTGHSTPANRQTLPLRGGPAAQADYLARFRADSIVRDCEAIRAQVTGGAPWTVLGQSFGGFCATTYLSLAPEGLAGALITGGLPSLDAHADDVYRAAYPRIERKVAAHYARYPQDVERARRVADHLLTHEVTLPNGYRLTVEAFQSLGIVLGGGEGSHRLHYVLEHAFVRTPHGPALSDAFQEEVQGLLSFASHPLYALVHEATYGQDERPTAWSAERVRAEFPQFDAAKSLAGDEPLLFTGESIHPWLFDCDPSLRPLRETAELLAARTDWQPLYDPARLAANEVPVAAAVYHDDMYVDTAHSLETARAIRGLRTWVTDEFEHDGVRAGGPRVLDRLLALARDEVRPDG, translated from the coding sequence TTGACCGCGACCTACCGCCAGCCCGGCATCGTTTTCACCGACCGCCGCTTCACCGTCCCCCTCGACCACGACGACCCGGCCGGGGAGACGATCGAGCTCTTCGCCCGCGAGGCCGTGGCGAGCGACCGGGCGGGCCAGAACCTGCCGTGGCTGGTCTACCTCCAGGGCGGCCCCGGCTTCGGGGCGAACCGGTTCGTCGGCAAGGGGGCCTGGTTCGGCCGGGCCCTGAAGGAGTACCGCGTCCTCCTGCTCGACCAGCGCGGCACCGGCCACTCCACCCCGGCCAACCGCCAGACGCTCCCGCTGCGCGGCGGCCCCGCCGCACAGGCCGACTACCTGGCCCGCTTCCGTGCCGACTCCATCGTCCGCGACTGCGAGGCGATCCGCGCCCAGGTCACCGGCGGCGCCCCCTGGACCGTCCTCGGCCAGAGCTTCGGCGGCTTCTGCGCGACGACGTACCTCTCCCTCGCCCCCGAGGGTCTCGCCGGTGCCCTCATCACCGGCGGCCTGCCCTCCCTCGACGCCCACGCCGACGACGTCTACCGGGCCGCGTACCCGCGCATCGAGCGCAAGGTCGCCGCGCACTACGCCCGCTACCCGCAGGACGTCGAGCGGGCCCGCCGTGTCGCCGACCACCTGCTGACCCACGAGGTGACCCTGCCCAACGGCTACCGGCTGACCGTCGAGGCCTTCCAGTCGCTCGGCATCGTGCTCGGCGGCGGCGAGGGCAGCCACCGGCTGCACTACGTCCTGGAGCACGCCTTCGTCCGCACCCCGCACGGCCCCGCACTGTCCGACGCGTTCCAGGAGGAGGTCCAGGGCCTCCTCTCCTTCGCCTCCCACCCGCTGTACGCCCTCGTCCACGAGGCCACCTACGGCCAGGACGAGCGGCCCACCGCCTGGTCGGCCGAACGGGTGCGCGCCGAGTTCCCGCAGTTCGACGCGGCCAAGTCGCTCGCCGGTGACGAGCCCCTGCTGTTCACGGGGGAGTCCATCCACCCCTGGCTGTTCGACTGCGACCCGTCCCTGCGGCCGCTGCGCGAGACCGCCGAGCTGCTCGCCGCCCGCACCGACTGGCAGCCCTTGTACGACCCGGCCCGCCTCGCGGCCAACGAGGTCCCGGTCGCCGCGGCCGTCTACCACGACGACATGTACGTCGACACGGCCCACTCGCTGGAGACCGCCCGTGCGATCCGCGGTCTGCGCACCTGGGTGACGGACGAGTTCGAGCACGACGGCGTCCGCGCGGGCGGTCCCCGCGTCCTGGACCGGCTGCTCGCCCTCGCCCGGGACGAGGTCCGACCCGACGGTTGA
- a CDS encoding DUF5999 family protein, translating into MCSHQPPCPEADSPGRRAAVIVSAHPEQGWSLLCNGTIVFDDTGELLPDGRVVSPRRAPGAPAVAA; encoded by the coding sequence ATGTGCAGCCACCAGCCCCCGTGCCCCGAAGCCGACAGCCCCGGCCGGCGGGCCGCGGTGATCGTCTCGGCCCACCCCGAACAGGGCTGGAGCCTGCTGTGCAACGGCACCATCGTCTTCGACGACACCGGTGAGCTGCTGCCGGACGGACGGGTCGTGAGCCCGCGCCGGGCGCCCGGCGCGCCTGCCGTGGCCGCCTGA
- a CDS encoding LacI family DNA-binding transcriptional regulator: MAQSVGIKDVARAAGVSVGTVSNVINRPDSVATETRARVLSAIDRLGYVRSESARQLRAGRSRIMGLLVLDMGNPFFVDVARGAERAAREDGLGVMVCNSAQSASEEAEYLSLFAEQRVRGVLLTPTDASGRNIDSFRRHGIPFVLVDRVAEGTTECSVSVDDVAGGALAVRHLVDAGHRSIAYVSGPPGLNQVRDRRTGALNALAEAGLGPEHLRELPTERLDVAAGRDAGARLLGLADRPTAVFCANDLLALGVLQAMYAAGITVPDDLAIVGYDDIEFAAAAAVPLTSVRQPAVTMGALAAELLLEETEAETTGKRHEHRRVVLQPELVVRRSSLAAR; encoded by the coding sequence ATGGCCCAGTCGGTGGGTATCAAGGACGTCGCCCGCGCCGCCGGAGTCTCCGTCGGCACGGTCTCGAACGTCATCAACCGTCCGGACTCCGTCGCCACCGAGACCCGGGCGCGCGTCCTGTCCGCGATAGACCGGCTCGGCTACGTCCGCAGCGAGTCCGCGCGCCAGCTGCGTGCGGGACGCAGCCGGATCATGGGGCTGCTCGTGCTCGACATGGGCAACCCCTTCTTCGTCGACGTCGCGCGCGGCGCGGAGCGGGCCGCCCGCGAGGACGGCCTCGGCGTGATGGTCTGCAACAGCGCCCAGAGCGCGAGCGAGGAGGCGGAGTACCTGTCCCTCTTCGCCGAGCAGCGGGTGCGCGGTGTCCTGCTCACCCCGACCGACGCCTCAGGGCGCAACATCGACTCCTTCCGCCGCCACGGCATCCCCTTCGTCCTGGTCGACCGGGTCGCCGAGGGCACCACCGAGTGCTCGGTCTCCGTCGACGACGTCGCGGGCGGCGCGCTGGCCGTGCGCCACCTCGTGGACGCGGGGCACCGCTCCATCGCCTACGTCAGCGGTCCGCCCGGACTCAACCAGGTCCGCGACCGCCGCACCGGCGCCCTGAACGCACTCGCCGAGGCGGGCCTCGGCCCCGAGCACCTGCGCGAGCTGCCCACCGAACGGCTCGACGTGGCCGCGGGCCGGGACGCCGGCGCCCGTCTGCTCGGCCTCGCGGACCGCCCGACCGCCGTGTTCTGCGCCAACGACCTCCTCGCTCTCGGCGTCCTTCAGGCCATGTACGCGGCCGGGATCACGGTCCCCGACGACCTCGCGATCGTCGGCTACGACGACATCGAGTTCGCCGCCGCCGCGGCCGTCCCGCTCACCTCGGTCCGCCAGCCCGCCGTGACCATGGGCGCGCTGGCCGCCGAGCTGCTCCTGGAGGAGACGGAGGCGGAGACCACCGGCAAGCGCCACGAGCACCGCCGGGTGGTGCTCCAGCCGGAACTGGTGGTGCGCCGCTCCAGCCTGGCGGCCCGCTGA
- a CDS encoding FxLYD domain-containing protein: MSTPPPHGRSRTAALAVVLAAAGALTLSACGDDSGGSSTSSATPTAPDTASFSGDGASALASLKASVRAEVSERAASASAAASSFEASVSAETERANKAARTELAEVDGQGNAMSEVTMSGKPRSETGGLLAVVVTITNKSGGTASYAVQVDFLDSSGKVVETRYVGAEDLKAGEKAQPVAVSRKPAEPVLTPKLAKAQRY, translated from the coding sequence ATGAGCACACCGCCACCCCACGGACGGTCCCGGACCGCCGCCCTCGCCGTGGTGCTGGCCGCCGCGGGCGCACTCACGCTGTCGGCCTGCGGCGACGACTCCGGCGGCTCGTCCACGTCCTCCGCGACACCGACGGCCCCGGACACCGCCTCCTTCTCCGGTGACGGGGCCTCCGCGCTCGCGTCCCTCAAGGCCTCGGTGCGGGCGGAGGTCTCCGAGCGGGCCGCTTCCGCCTCGGCGGCCGCCTCCTCCTTCGAGGCCTCCGTCTCCGCCGAGACGGAGCGCGCCAACAAGGCCGCCAGGACCGAACTCGCCGAGGTCGACGGACAGGGCAACGCCATGTCCGAGGTCACCATGAGCGGCAAGCCGCGCTCCGAGACCGGCGGTCTGCTCGCCGTCGTCGTCACCATCACCAACAAGTCCGGCGGGACGGCCTCCTACGCCGTCCAGGTCGACTTCCTCGACTCCTCGGGCAAGGTGGTGGAGACCCGGTACGTCGGCGCCGAGGACCTGAAGGCGGGGGAGAAGGCCCAGCCCGTCGCCGTCAGCCGCAAGCCCGCCGAGCCCGTGCTGACGCCCAAGCTGGCGAAGGCACAGCGTTACTGA
- a CDS encoding pentapeptide repeat-containing protein has protein sequence MQEQTTDLKGDCARCFGLCCVALPFAASADFARDKPAGKPCPNLRDDHRCGIHAKLRDEGYTGCTVYDCFGAGQKVSQITFGGRDWRDGPRADARRMFDVFPVVRQLHELLWYLTEALTLPAARTVHADLRRMLERTEALTRGSAEELAAVDVPAHRQEVNLLLLRTSELVRAGVGGKKKDRRGADLMGARLKGADLRGATLRGAYLIAADLTGADLRGADLIGADLRDADLTDADLTGAFFLTQPQLNAARGSAGTRLPESVSRPVHWAA, from the coding sequence ATGCAAGAACAGACGACCGACCTCAAGGGCGACTGCGCACGGTGCTTCGGGCTGTGCTGTGTCGCCCTGCCCTTCGCCGCCTCCGCGGACTTCGCCCGCGACAAGCCGGCCGGCAAGCCCTGCCCCAACCTGCGGGACGACCACCGCTGCGGCATCCACGCCAAGCTCCGGGACGAGGGCTACACCGGATGCACGGTGTACGACTGCTTCGGTGCCGGGCAGAAGGTCTCGCAGATCACCTTCGGCGGCCGGGACTGGCGTGACGGCCCGCGCGCCGACGCCCGCCGGATGTTCGACGTCTTCCCCGTCGTGCGCCAGCTCCACGAACTGCTCTGGTACCTCACCGAGGCGCTCACCCTGCCCGCCGCCCGCACGGTCCACGCCGATCTGCGCCGCATGCTGGAGCGGACCGAGGCGCTCACCCGGGGCAGTGCCGAGGAGCTCGCCGCCGTGGACGTCCCCGCGCACCGGCAGGAGGTCAACCTCCTTCTGCTGCGCACCAGTGAGCTGGTGCGGGCAGGGGTCGGCGGCAAGAAGAAGGACCGCCGGGGCGCCGACCTGATGGGCGCCCGTCTCAAGGGCGCCGACCTGCGCGGGGCCACGCTGCGCGGCGCCTACCTCATCGCGGCCGACCTCACCGGTGCAGACCTGCGCGGAGCGGACCTGATCGGTGCCGACCTGCGCGACGCCGATCTGACGGACGCGGACCTGACCGGAGCGTTCTTCCTCACCCAGCCCCAGCTCAACGCGGCCCGGGGCAGCGCAGGCACCCGGCTGCCGGAGTCAGTCTCCCGCCCGGTGCACTGGGCAGCGTGA
- a CDS encoding sigma factor, with protein sequence MNGTDLLAERFQEHRGRLRAVAYRMLGSLGEAEEALQEAWAGLSRAAAGGTPDADSRLITAVGRVCLDRLRSRTGHRDAHVPDPVIAPLAAADPERELLYADARGLALLVALENLEPAGRLAFVLHDMFAVPFDDIAPVLERTPAAARQLAGRARRPVREAAPTAAPDPDRQREVLEAFLAAAKARDGDAVVAVLHPDVVLRADSGAPAFVVRGARAVAEQALRHRRFADCARLALVNGEIGIVNLPEGRPLAVAGVTVAEGGIVALHVLADPERLARLALPGTAR encoded by the coding sequence GTGAACGGAACGGATCTGCTCGCGGAGCGCTTCCAGGAGCACCGTGGGCGCCTCAGGGCGGTGGCCTACCGCATGCTCGGTTCGCTGGGCGAGGCGGAGGAGGCACTCCAGGAGGCATGGGCCGGCCTGAGCCGCGCAGCGGCCGGCGGGACCCCGGATGCGGACAGCCGGCTCATCACGGCCGTCGGCCGGGTCTGCCTCGACCGGCTGCGCTCACGCACCGGCCACCGCGACGCCCACGTCCCCGACCCCGTGATCGCGCCGCTGGCCGCCGCCGACCCCGAACGGGAACTCCTGTACGCCGACGCGCGCGGTCTCGCGCTGCTGGTGGCGCTGGAGAACCTGGAGCCCGCCGGGCGCCTCGCGTTCGTCCTGCACGACATGTTCGCCGTGCCCTTCGACGACATCGCGCCGGTCCTGGAACGCACCCCGGCCGCGGCGAGGCAGCTCGCCGGTCGGGCCCGGCGCCCGGTGCGGGAGGCCGCTCCCACCGCGGCACCCGACCCGGACCGGCAGCGCGAGGTGCTCGAGGCGTTCCTCGCGGCCGCCAAGGCGCGGGACGGCGACGCCGTGGTCGCCGTGCTCCACCCCGACGTGGTGCTGCGCGCGGACTCCGGGGCGCCGGCCTTCGTGGTCCGCGGGGCGCGGGCCGTGGCGGAACAGGCTCTGCGGCACCGGCGGTTCGCCGACTGCGCCCGCCTCGCCCTGGTCAACGGCGAGATCGGGATCGTCAACCTGCCCGAGGGCCGTCCCCTCGCGGTCGCGGGCGTCACCGTCGCCGAGGGCGGGATCGTCGCCCTGCACGTCCTGGCCGACCCCGAGCGGCTCGCCCGGCTCGCACTGCCCGGCACCGCCCGCTGA
- a CDS encoding cytochrome P450 has product MAETTTATRTTGFRSAELGWPELHRIPRPPRRLPLLGDVLGVNRATPIQDSLRFARRLGPIYRRRAFNREFVFTWGADLVADLADESRFAKHVGLGVANLRPVAGDGLFTAYNHEPNWQLAHDVLAPGFSREAMEAYHPMMLAVAGRLTDHWDRELAAGRSVDVPGDMTKLTLETIARTGFGHDFGSFERDRPHPFVTAMVGTLTYAQRLNSVPFPALLRGAARRNADDIAYLNRMVDDLVRARRATGGDGDLLDRMLETAHPETGERLSPENVRRQVITFLVAGHETTSGALSFALHYLSRHPEVAARARAEVDRVWGSAEVPGYDQVAKLRYVRRVLDESLRLWPTAPAFAREAVEDTVLAGQHPMRRGAWTLVLTPMLQRDPEVWGADAERFDPDRFDPKAVRARPPHVFKPFGTGARACIGRQFALHEATLVLGLLLRRYELRADPGYRLSVTERLTLMPEGLRLHLERRQAGSAAPAAVAGPGEVSVPASRCPVHRAGD; this is encoded by the coding sequence ATGGCGGAGACGACGACGGCCACCCGGACCACGGGATTCCGCAGCGCCGAGCTGGGGTGGCCCGAGCTGCACCGCATTCCGCGTCCGCCGCGTCGGCTCCCGCTGCTCGGTGACGTGCTGGGCGTCAACCGCGCCACCCCGATCCAGGACTCCCTGCGCTTCGCCCGCCGGTTGGGGCCGATCTACCGGCGCCGTGCCTTCAACCGGGAGTTCGTGTTCACCTGGGGCGCCGATCTGGTGGCGGACCTGGCGGACGAGTCGCGCTTCGCCAAGCACGTGGGCCTCGGGGTCGCCAATCTGCGGCCGGTGGCCGGGGACGGGCTGTTCACGGCCTACAACCACGAGCCGAACTGGCAGCTGGCGCACGACGTGCTGGCCCCGGGCTTCAGCCGGGAGGCGATGGAGGCCTACCACCCGATGATGCTGGCCGTCGCCGGCCGGCTGACGGACCACTGGGACCGCGAGCTTGCGGCGGGACGGTCGGTGGACGTCCCCGGCGACATGACCAAGCTGACCCTGGAGACCATCGCGCGGACCGGGTTCGGCCATGACTTCGGCTCCTTCGAGCGGGACCGGCCCCACCCCTTCGTGACGGCGATGGTGGGCACCCTGACCTACGCGCAGCGCCTCAACTCCGTGCCGTTCCCCGCTCTGCTACGGGGTGCCGCGCGGCGCAACGCGGACGACATCGCCTACCTCAACCGCATGGTCGACGACCTGGTCCGGGCCCGGCGGGCGACGGGCGGGGACGGCGACCTGCTCGACCGGATGCTGGAGACGGCCCACCCGGAGACCGGCGAGCGGCTGTCCCCGGAGAACGTCCGCCGGCAGGTCATCACCTTCCTGGTGGCCGGCCACGAGACCACGTCCGGCGCGCTCTCCTTCGCCCTGCACTACCTCTCCCGCCACCCCGAGGTCGCCGCACGCGCGCGTGCCGAGGTGGACCGCGTCTGGGGCTCCGCCGAGGTGCCGGGCTACGACCAGGTGGCGAAGCTGCGGTACGTGCGCCGGGTCCTGGACGAGTCGCTGCGCCTGTGGCCGACCGCGCCCGCGTTCGCCCGGGAGGCCGTCGAGGACACCGTGCTGGCCGGACAGCACCCGATGCGCCGGGGGGCGTGGACGCTGGTGCTCACGCCGATGCTCCAGCGCGATCCCGAGGTGTGGGGCGCCGACGCCGAGCGGTTCGATCCGGACCGCTTCGACCCCAAGGCCGTCCGCGCGCGTCCCCCGCATGTCTTCAAGCCCTTCGGCACGGGGGCACGGGCCTGCATCGGCCGCCAGTTCGCACTGCACGAGGCCACTCTGGTGCTCGGACTGCTGCTGCGCCGCTACGAGCTGCGGGCCGACCCCGGCTACCGGCTCAGCGTGACCGAGCGGCTGACGCTGATGCCGGAGGGGCTGCGGCTGCACCTGGAGCGGCGGCAGGCCGGCAGTGCCGCGCCCGCCGCCGTGGCCGGTCCCGGCGAGGTTTCCGTCCCCGCGTCACGCTGCCCAGTGCACCGGGCGGGAGACTGA
- a CDS encoding TetR/AcrR family transcriptional regulator, which produces MAGKQGERTRRRLSTGERREQLLSVGARLFSESPYDDVWIEQVAEIAGVSRGLLYHYFPTKREFFAAVVERESERMLAMTAAVPGIPVREQLTAGLDTYLEYVHAHAHGFRAFHRADAAGDQAVRRVYQRALAAQERQILAALAADPEFGPAAQERPDLQLAVRGWLAFTTAVCLEWLRGPDLSREQVRDLCARALLGVLKP; this is translated from the coding sequence ATGGCCGGGAAGCAGGGCGAGCGCACGCGCCGCAGGCTCAGCACCGGGGAGCGCCGGGAGCAGCTCCTGTCGGTGGGGGCGAGGCTGTTCTCGGAGAGCCCGTACGACGACGTGTGGATCGAGCAGGTCGCCGAGATCGCCGGTGTCTCGCGAGGCCTGCTCTACCACTACTTCCCGACGAAGCGGGAATTCTTCGCGGCGGTCGTCGAGCGCGAGAGCGAGCGGATGCTGGCCATGACCGCCGCCGTGCCCGGCATCCCGGTGCGCGAACAGCTGACGGCGGGTCTGGACACCTACCTGGAGTACGTCCACGCCCACGCGCACGGCTTCCGCGCCTTCCACCGTGCCGACGCCGCCGGAGACCAGGCCGTGCGCCGGGTCTATCAGCGGGCGCTGGCCGCGCAGGAGCGGCAGATCCTGGCGGCGCTCGCGGCGGATCCCGAGTTCGGTCCGGCGGCGCAGGAGCGCCCCGACCTCCAGCTGGCCGTGCGCGGCTGGCTGGCGTTCACGACGGCGGTGTGCCTGGAGTGGCTGCGCGGCCCGGACCTCTCCCGGGAGCAGGTGCGCGACCTGTGCGCACGGGCGTTGCTCGGCGTTCTCAAGCCCTGA